TATTTTTTTCCCCCAGTCATCTATTATATAATGAGTATCAACCTGCATATATGTACTTGGACCATTATCATATTCCTGATTATAAAAAGTTCTCAGCTTACCGCTTCTAAGGCACTTAACACCGCAGTTTTCAGTTTCACATATATCCGACTTCCAATTTGAACAATGTTTTCCTATAGCACTTTTTTTATCCAGATTCTGCTGAGCCAAAAGAGATTCAGTAACTTTATTTACAAAGACCCATTTCATTTTAAGATCAGTTGTTGTAACAGGGAACTCAAGTGCATCAAGAGAACCTTCAAGATAAAAAATAAGCCTCTGTTTACTATAATTCAACTTTAAAAAAATAAGATTCAGCACAAAGAAAAAAATACCCAGAAAAAACAATTTATCAACTTTATCAGTAGCAGGAATATCTGAACTAAAAACCTGGTATGAAACAAAAACAGCAATTACAAGAATAATAATACAAAAAAGAAATTTTACTTTATAAGGGATTTTAACCATGAGCACTAATCCTTGTATTTTGAATTTTTAGAAAAAAACTAACTCTGAATAAAAGCTATATCTCTGTGTTGCCCGCTCCCAAGGCTACCTTAGAAGCGTTTTTTTATCATTATCAATATTTTATAAAAAACAACATTCCAAAGCAAGAGCTTTTCCATTTCCTAATTCTATTCTTACAATTCCAGATTATCCCGGAAACCCTGTTTTATTCAAAACCCTCAAGTTTTTTCATTATAAATCTGAAACCATCAGCCACAGTCCCTGTAAATTCTTCCAAAGGTTTGTATTCATCCTCAAAATAACCAACTTTAAAATCAACCTCTTCTTCGAAAAAATCATATTTATCAAAGAAAGGTTCCATGTCTTCAAGATCTTTCCTATAAATACCAAATGCCTATACAACTTTATTTTATTGAATAGATAAAGACACAAAAAGCCCCATCAGCTCATCAGGGCAACCAGGTAAATCCTCACGTTCTACATCCCTGTATTTCTCGTCGAAAACCTGCCAATTATATCCTTTATCAATTCCGATAAACAGCTTTCTTTTTCCCATTTTATCACCTTTTTTGCATTCTTTTACCCCTTCCCAATATCCTTATTGGAAACGATTTGTTAACTTCTAACATTAATACCTGGATAAGAAATTGTTTTTACAAAAGACGAATTGAAATCTGTAATTGCGGCAATTGAACAAGGAAGACTTTCTCCTTCTTTTAAAACACATCGTGAGCATGTTAAACATGTTAAAAGTATAATCGCAGAAAAACAAAACAACAAAACGCACATTTGTCCAAAATGTGGAAGTCCTATGATTTTAAGAGAAGCTAAAAAAGGACAAAATACCGGAACAAAATTTTGGGGCTGCCCTGACTTCCCAAAATGTAAAAGCATTATACGCTTATGATGCGTACTTCATTGATTGCTCAATCAGGAAAAAAAGATTCCAAAGCAAAAAGCTTTGGAACGATAAAAAACAGACCTTCCAACATTAATTTTTACCCTCTTGTCACCAATAAAGCCAAGCAAAGACCTGACCCGTTTTTTTGCATATTGACCCTCTCTTTTTAAAAAAATATAATTAAATCATAGCTTTAAGGAGAATCATAAATGCAACAAGAAAAAGCTGAAAAAATCAGAATCACCTTACCACAAGATATGTTAGCCTCTATCAAAAAAGAGGTTCGCTCAGGTTCCTATGGGTCAACAAGTGAACTAATAAGGGACGCCATGAAATTGTGGCAAAAAAGAGAAGAAGAACACGAAGCAAGAATTTCTTCAATCCGTGAACGCTTAACACATTCAGAACATAGCGGAGAAACGGTTCCCCTTAATACAGCTTTTAAAACAATCGAAGAACTCCACCAACAAAACACAAAAACAAAATTCTAATGATAATATATAAAGTTTATTTGATGCCGGATGCAATCAAAGATCTGGAACATATCTATAAATATATTTCAAAACAAAGCGGCTTTCCTGAAAGAGCCTGGGCATTCATTCAAAAGCTTAAACTCCAATGTCAAAAGTTAGAAACGGCACCGCTAAGAGGGCAAGAAAGCAACGATTTAATGGAAAAGTTAAGAATCCATCCTCTCAATAAAAAAACCATTGCGGCTTTTATCGTTGATGAAGACTAGCAAGTGGTTAGGATATTAAATATATTCTATGGGGGTAGAAACTATGAAGCTATTATGTCAACCTCAAAAGTATAGGGCCGGGAATTTACTGTTTGCATTCCAAAGCTCTTGCTTGGGAATCCACGTCTCAGATAAAAGAGCTTGCTAGCTAATTAGCTTACCTTATGACTCTGCTCAAATAAACTCTATTATTTCAAATGCTTACGCTCCCAAGATGGAGCTTGGGAACGAGCCTCGAATAAGTACGAGCCCCGAATAAGTACAAGCCTCGAATAAAAGATGTGGATAATGGGCAAAGCAGGAGCTTTGAAAGGAGCAGAAAAAGCAAGAGCTTTAAAACAAGCTAAAAACTACAATTTCCTGCAGGTTATCCCTTTATCCGATGCTATGGTTTCATCAGCAGCTAAAGGTGCAAGGTAGGCTTTAACACCGCCTTTGCTCCACCATTCCCAGCCGTCACCAGTGTAGCGTGCTCCACTTGCCGACTCTGCAATCGTCATATTGATGGTCTGACCATTATAAACAATTCGTGCTGTGTTCTGGGTTGGATACTCAACCTGAACTCTGACACCGTTGTCACACAAATAGGTGTCTGTTGCAGATTGTGTTAACTCGAACCCGCACAGACTGCGACCATCAGCTGTCCCAACTATCAAAGCACCATCTTTATCCTGTTCAATCCAAGTAACCTGGGACAAAACATCCAGAATGGCCTGTTCTTGGTTCATGAGTGCAGGAGCACACATTTTTTTGGTAGCTCCAAGAGCACCAAACTCAAGTTTTGAGCCAGAACGCTTATAGGATCCAAACACTATATTGCAACCCATACTGCCGCTGAACTGTCCATTCTGACCAAAAATCAATGTAATATTCGAACTGTCAATCACCCCGCGGCCTGCCACGTCCTGGATCTGAAAAGTCCTGTCAAGAAGATCAGCGTCTGTGAATACCGAGTTGCCCTTTGCACCAGTATTCATAGAACTTGTGCAGGCTGTAAGTGCAAATGCAACAGCCAAAAAAATGGGATAAAAATATCTAAAATATAGGGACATGAAATATTTCCTTTCTAAATAGTGGTAATACAGGATTGAGGCCTTATTTTACGCTAAGATTAAAAAAGCAACCAAAAAAGATCTCCCTCACTGTCGAAGCAAGTTTATATCTTCTTTTGTCACACAAAGTCCTGACAACTGGCAAAATATCTTTCAGCAACTCGTGTGCCCGCTATGGATGTAATCTTATGGGGTTGAAGTCCCATTGCCTGATCTTATGTTAAACTATTTGTTTAACATAAAACACTAACCAATGGCAACAACGGTAGTACAAGTTAACCTCCGAAGGGCAGGGTCTTTTTGCCCGCTTCCAGGGTTTTCCTAAAAACATTTTTTATCCATTATCAATATAGTTATAAAAAAACAAATCTCCAAAGCCAAAACTTTGGAGCAGGAACAAAAGAGCTAATTTTGAGACATTTTACTCATAATTATGTTAATTAAGAAAGGGTCAAACAAAAAAAGCAGGATAGCCCTTTCAAACATTGGACTTGGAAATCAAGGGGTTGACCTGATCTCAATCAATAGATAGGCAGATTTTTATTTAATCACATAATATGGAAGATAATTCATGAAATTCGAAAATTATTTAATTGACGACAATTTAAAAAACAACCTGGCTGATCAGGGTTTGAAACGCCCTACAGATATTCAATATAAGGCAATTCCCTCCATTTTAAAAGATGAAGATGTACTGGCCATTGCCCAGACAGGAACAGGAAAAACTGTGGCCTTTGCCCTGCCTGTGATCCATAGGATAATCAAGGCCAAAAATGCACGCAAGTCCAAGGGAATCCACGCCATTGTCATGGTACCGACCCGGGAACTGGCAGCTCAAATCCACGGAGTTTTTTCATCTCTATGCCGTAAAACCAAGGTGGTTCCCCTTGCAGTTTACGGAGGAGTGGAACAGGAAAGTCAAATCAACAAATTAAAAACTGGTGTAGATATTCTCATTGCCACTCCGGGCAGAATGTTTGATCTGATCAGCCAAAAAGCTATTGATGTCAATCATGTGCGGATTCTTGTTTTGGATGAGGCTGATCAAATGCTGGACCAAGGTTTTATTGAAGATATTCAATCAATTAAACGACATTTAAAGCAACGTCATCAAACATTATTTTTCTCAGCCACCATAAATAAAGAAATAAAAAAACTGGCCTTTTCCCAGGTGAAGTCAAATGCTATAAGAATACAAATTTCACCAAATGATCCAGTATCCAAAAACGTTTCCCATTATGTGCTGGATGTGGAAATGGATGATAAACGTTTTTTTCTTCGCAGTTTTATCCGTGACCATGAAAATGCTAAAATCATGGTCTTTGTAAGAACCATGGTCAGAGCCGAACGAGTAGCCAAGGCATTGGAACGGGCGGGTATTTTCCCTTTGACTATTCATGGAAAAAAAGAGCAGTCCGAACGACTGGCTGTGATGGAAGCATTTAAAAGCGGTTCCAAAAATATCCTTATTGCAACAGATGTCTCGGCCAGGGGAATTGATATTCCAAATGTGGATTATGTTATTAACTATGACCTGCCTGATAAAAAAGAGGTTTATGTTCACAGGGTAGGAAGAACTGGTCGTGGTCGCTCAAAAGGTTCAGCCCTGTCTTTTTGCAGTACGGAAGAAAAAGAAATGCTTGCAGAAATTGAAGGGTTCCTTACCAAGCCCATAGAAAAAATAGAGGTCAGCAAAAACGATTATTCTTTTACTGTGGAAGTTTCCGAAAGTCACGATGATGTTCAAGATATAATAAGAGCCAATGAAGAATGGGAAAAAAACCGGAAGAAAAAAAGGTCAAACCGCAGAAACAAACGCTAAACATAAAATCCAATGGCTTTTCTTGCCCCCTGGATTCCAAAGCTGGCCTTTGCAACAAACAACCATCTTGGTAAATTTTTTGTCAGTAAAATTTAAATACAATCCCCCGAATTAACAACGGAGGATTGTATTTAATTTAGGAGAGTATAAAGATGAAACCTGAGCAATTAATAAAAACAATAAAAAACTATTCAAATTTTGGTGGACGCTTTTCTAAAAAAGCTGTTGTCCCTTCTTTAGCATCCTTGGTTGCAAAGCAAAGGGAGAAAACATTTTTTTCTATTAAACATCCGGACTTAAGATCAACATCCATTCCCTTATCCACGGCTTCCTTAACAGCACTTAATGTCCATTTTCCAAGGGAAGCTATTTTATCAGCTGTTTTTTCCACAGAAGAGTCAAGCTCTTCAAGGCTGCAGACCTTATTTACAAGCCCAAGCTCAAGAGCTTCTTCTGCTTTTATTCTTTTTGCTGTCAAAATAAATTCTTTTGCTCTATTTTTGCCAATTAGCCTTGGAAGTCTTTGAGTTCCGCCAAATCCGGGAATAAGTCCAAGGGTAACTTCAGGAAGACCAAACACAGCATTGTCTGCAGCATAAATAAAATCGCATGACAATGCCATCTCGCTTCCGCCTCCAAGTGCAAAACCTTTTACAGCTGCAATTACAGGAATTTTAAGTGCCCCGATTTTATCCATCACACTTTGCCCAAGATCAGCAAACTTCCTTCCCTGTTCAGGATCCATTGACTGAAGTTCTGAAATATCGGCACCGGCAACAAAAGCTTTTTCACCGGAACCTGAAAGAACAAGAACCCGAATGTTTTCATTATTATCAAGAGTATCAAGAGCAACTTTCAACTCTTTTAAAAGAGCATTGTTAAGTGCATTAAGAGCCTTGGGCCTATTAAAGGTAATAAATGCTACTTTACCTTTTTCACTATAAAGAATATTTTCAAACTTCAATTTAAACTCCTTTAAATAAAGTTTTACAAAAAGATACCTTCAGGATCAATTTTCTTATATAGGAGATCCAGTTCTTCATAGGTAGGCGGAGGAGTTTCACCGCTGAATCGTGATACATTTATATCAAACCCGCAGTTTTCTTTAATATCTTCAACAGTAAAACCCGGATGAACTGTATCAAGATACATAACTCCTTCTTCATCAAACCTGAATACAGCCATATTAGTTATAACTGCTAAAGGACCTCCTCTAAAAGCCTTATTGTATACTTCTTTTTTGTCAACTATTTCACCTGAAGGCCATTTTGGAATTTTCCATCCAGGAGAAGTAATAAAATCAACATTTTCCTTAAACCTTCTTTTTTCCTGAACC
This DNA window, taken from Desulforegulaceae bacterium, encodes the following:
- a CDS encoding enoyl-CoA hydratase-related protein, with translation MKFENILYSEKGKVAFITFNRPKALNALNNALLKELKVALDTLDNNENIRVLVLSGSGEKAFVAGADISELQSMDPEQGRKFADLGQSVMDKIGALKIPVIAAVKGFALGGGSEMALSCDFIYAADNAVFGLPEVTLGLIPGFGGTQRLPRLIGKNRAKEFILTAKRIKAEEALELGLVNKVCSLEELDSSVEKTADKIASLGKWTLSAVKEAVDKGMDVDLKSGCLIEKNVFSLCFATKDAKEGTTAFLEKRPPKFE
- a CDS encoding META domain-containing protein; protein product: MSLYFRYFYPIFLAVAFALTACTSSMNTGAKGNSVFTDADLLDRTFQIQDVAGRGVIDSSNITLIFGQNGQFSGSMGCNIVFGSYKRSGSKLEFGALGATKKMCAPALMNQEQAILDVLSQVTWIEQDKDGALIVGTADGRSLCGFELTQSATDTYLCDNGVRVQVEYPTQNTARIVYNGQTINMTIAESASGARYTGDGWEWWSKGGVKAYLAPLAADETIASDKGITCRKL
- a CDS encoding DEAD/DEAH box helicase: MKFENYLIDDNLKNNLADQGLKRPTDIQYKAIPSILKDEDVLAIAQTGTGKTVAFALPVIHRIIKAKNARKSKGIHAIVMVPTRELAAQIHGVFSSLCRKTKVVPLAVYGGVEQESQINKLKTGVDILIATPGRMFDLISQKAIDVNHVRILVLDEADQMLDQGFIEDIQSIKRHLKQRHQTLFFSATINKEIKKLAFSQVKSNAIRIQISPNDPVSKNVSHYVLDVEMDDKRFFLRSFIRDHENAKIMVFVRTMVRAERVAKALERAGIFPLTIHGKKEQSERLAVMEAFKSGSKNILIATDVSARGIDIPNVDYVINYDLPDKKEVYVHRVGRTGRGRSKGSALSFCSTEEKEMLAEIEGFLTKPIEKIEVSKNDYSFTVEVSESHDDVQDIIRANEEWEKNRKKKRSNRRNKR
- a CDS encoding type II toxin-antitoxin system RelE/ParE family toxin, whose protein sequence is MPDAIKDLEHIYKYISKQSGFPERAWAFIQKLKLQCQKLETAPLRGQESNDLMEKLRIHPLNKKTIAAFIVDED
- a CDS encoding type II toxin-antitoxin system ParD family antitoxin → MQQEKAEKIRITLPQDMLASIKKEVRSGSYGSTSELIRDAMKLWQKREEEHEARISSIRERLTHSEHSGETVPLNTAFKTIEELHQQNTKTKF